A single Fundidesulfovibrio terrae DNA region contains:
- a CDS encoding zinc-dependent alcohol dehydrogenase, which yields MKALVYHRSIPRYLLSAFFTKLQRKRFHHLVTPLKLEDVPFTPARPGWVTIKTRLCGICGSDVNLLKGAESMLLEPYASLPMVIGHEVLGTVESAPAGSDLAPGQRVLVEPVLDCACRELPPCRFCAKGEYNLCENFLDGALPPGSFLGFNAKASGGMAETTAAHPSKVLHVPDSVSDEDAVLVDSMASVMQPILENFPEPGDTAVVWGAGVLGQHAVRCLRAMGFAGRIVAVARHGFQADMAEAGGADTVLRSPSRQELAKACGGRFVPTTMGGGNVEGGADVVYDCVASSGTFQESLLALRARGRYVMIGTASEIGKADVSSLWFRQLRVTGSASYATAPWKDGRVRTYQACLDLLASGAYPTQGLLTGLYRIEDWKRAFQSAFDKAGSGSMKAAFDFR from the coding sequence ATGAAAGCCCTCGTCTACCACCGCTCCATCCCCCGGTACCTGCTCTCGGCCTTCTTCACCAAGTTGCAGCGCAAGCGCTTCCACCATCTGGTGACGCCCCTCAAACTGGAGGACGTGCCCTTTACGCCCGCCCGTCCCGGCTGGGTGACCATCAAGACCCGCCTGTGCGGCATCTGCGGCTCGGACGTGAACCTGCTCAAGGGCGCAGAGTCCATGCTGCTCGAGCCCTACGCCTCCCTGCCCATGGTCATCGGCCACGAGGTGCTGGGCACGGTCGAGTCCGCCCCCGCGGGCTCGGACCTCGCGCCCGGGCAGCGCGTGCTGGTGGAACCGGTGCTGGACTGCGCCTGCCGGGAGCTGCCCCCGTGCCGCTTCTGCGCCAAGGGCGAATACAACCTGTGCGAGAATTTCCTGGACGGCGCGCTGCCGCCGGGGTCTTTCCTGGGGTTCAACGCGAAAGCCTCGGGGGGCATGGCCGAGACCACAGCCGCCCATCCCTCCAAGGTGCTGCACGTGCCGGACAGCGTGAGCGACGAGGACGCGGTGCTGGTCGACTCCATGGCTTCGGTGATGCAGCCCATCCTGGAGAACTTCCCCGAACCAGGCGACACGGCCGTGGTCTGGGGGGCCGGGGTGCTCGGCCAGCACGCGGTGCGCTGCCTGCGGGCCATGGGCTTTGCCGGGCGCATCGTGGCCGTGGCCCGGCACGGCTTCCAGGCGGACATGGCCGAGGCAGGGGGAGCCGACACGGTGCTGCGCTCGCCCTCGCGCCAGGAGCTGGCGAAAGCCTGCGGGGGCCGTTTCGTGCCCACCACCATGGGCGGCGGCAACGTTGAGGGCGGAGCGGACGTGGTCTACGACTGCGTGGCCTCGTCCGGGACCTTCCAGGAGTCCCTGCTGGCGCTTCGGGCCAGGGGCCGCTACGTCATGATCGGCACGGCTTCGGAGATAGGAAAGGCCGACGTGTCCAGCCTGTGGTTCAGGCAACTGCGGGTGACGGGTTCGGCCAGCTACGCCACGGCCCCGTGGAAGGACGGGCGCGTGCGCACCTACCAGGCGTGCCTGGACCTTCTGGCCTCGGGCGCCTACCCCACGCAGGGGCTTCTGACCGGACTCTACAGGATAGAGGACTGGAAGCGCGCGTTTCAATCCGCCTTCGACAAGGCCGGGAGCGGATCCATGAAGGCGGCCTTCGATTTCAGATAG
- a CDS encoding radical SAM protein: MSKRSSIALGTILKNFARVSRHPWIASRLVALEKEKMLFKWLNPKAHEGVARSIRQVSIRITDLCNLRCHTCGQWGDQGFMHCADLKSLKKAEVSPERYHLLLADLATHGHFPSVYLWGGEPTMYKGWLEIIEHATVLGMPTSIATNATGLAKAAERLVAAPMFLLQMSIDGPDPDTHNAARPSAGGGNNFQDILDALEAVNEEKRRTGKKLPLTASLTTISQANAHRLVDIYETFKDKVDLFVFYLSWWIDEKSADAHEVDFNNRFGFAPKLHRGWVGDWTIKDYATLDAQLKEVLRRSKSLNSPAVNIIPNITGVDNLREYYTDHSTTYGYDQCISIYQAVEIDSNGDMSPCRDYHDYVVGNVKKNTITEIWNNEAYRKFRSSLTTEGLMPACTRCCGLMGY, translated from the coding sequence ATGTCCAAACGCTCCAGCATCGCCCTGGGAACCATCCTCAAGAATTTCGCCCGGGTTTCCCGCCATCCGTGGATCGCATCCCGGCTCGTCGCCCTCGAAAAGGAAAAGATGCTTTTCAAGTGGCTGAATCCCAAGGCACACGAAGGCGTTGCCCGCTCCATCCGTCAGGTGTCCATCCGCATCACCGACCTGTGCAACCTGCGCTGCCACACCTGCGGCCAGTGGGGCGACCAGGGCTTCATGCACTGCGCCGACCTGAAGTCGCTCAAGAAGGCCGAGGTCAGCCCCGAACGCTACCACCTGCTGCTGGCCGACTTGGCCACCCACGGCCATTTCCCCTCGGTGTACCTGTGGGGCGGCGAGCCCACCATGTACAAGGGCTGGCTCGAGATCATCGAGCACGCCACCGTGCTTGGCATGCCCACCTCCATCGCCACAAACGCCACGGGCCTGGCCAAGGCCGCCGAGCGCCTGGTGGCCGCGCCCATGTTCCTGCTCCAGATGTCCATCGACGGCCCCGACCCGGACACCCACAACGCCGCGCGCCCCTCGGCCGGCGGCGGGAACAACTTCCAGGACATCCTGGACGCCCTGGAGGCGGTGAACGAAGAGAAGCGCCGCACCGGCAAGAAGTTGCCCCTGACGGCCTCGCTCACCACCATCTCCCAGGCCAACGCCCACCGCCTGGTGGACATCTACGAAACCTTCAAGGACAAGGTGGACCTGTTCGTCTTCTACCTCTCCTGGTGGATCGACGAGAAGTCCGCCGACGCCCACGAGGTGGACTTCAACAACCGCTTCGGCTTCGCCCCCAAGCTGCACCGCGGTTGGGTGGGCGACTGGACCATCAAGGACTACGCCACGCTGGACGCCCAGCTGAAGGAAGTGCTGCGCCGCTCCAAGAGCCTGAATTCCCCGGCGGTGAACATCATCCCCAACATCACCGGCGTGGACAACCTGCGCGAGTACTACACCGACCACTCCACCACCTACGGCTACGACCAGTGCATTTCCATCTACCAGGCGGTGGAGATCGACTCCAACGGCGACATGTCTCCCTGCCGCGACTACCACGACTACGTGGTGGGCAACGTCAAGAAGAACACCATCACCGAGATCTGGAACAACGAGGCCTACCGGAAGTTCCGCTCGAGCCTCACCACCGAGGGGCTCATGCCCGCCTGCACCCGCTGCTGCGGGCTGATGGGATATTAA
- a CDS encoding glycosyltransferase, with translation MAARRTVLLLQDLLFGGTQRHALELARRIDRRRFAPEFWMLSSGADFAPQAREADVPMRWLSDKRAVTPGAILSLRRELARSRPDILMPLTAVPNIWGRVFGRLSGVPAVLATCRGGGNITRQHERFLARLAHHHIANTRALKDALVALGRREDQVTVIPNGVDTDFFTPDPDGVGPVRQVILCVARFVEDKDHQTLLAAFDMAWAKVPGAELWLVGDGPLKGRVEFSARRLASHERIKFFPGGSDLRPFYRQAAVLTLSSLREGLPNVILEGMASGAPIAATAVGGIPEVVEEGVTGLLSPVRDASRLAGSFVRLLSDEDARARMAREARAVAVRDYSMAAMVARHEELLDRLASAPIGAGQAGPRRL, from the coding sequence ATGGCCGCGAGGCGGACGGTCCTGCTGCTGCAGGACCTCCTCTTCGGGGGCACCCAGCGCCACGCCCTGGAGCTGGCCCGGCGCATCGACCGCAGGCGCTTCGCTCCGGAATTCTGGATGCTCTCCTCGGGGGCGGACTTCGCCCCCCAGGCCCGCGAGGCGGACGTGCCCATGCGGTGGCTGTCCGATAAGCGCGCGGTCACTCCAGGGGCGATTCTCTCACTTCGGCGAGAGCTTGCGCGAAGCCGCCCGGACATCCTCATGCCCCTTACCGCCGTGCCCAACATCTGGGGGCGCGTTTTCGGACGCCTCTCGGGAGTGCCCGCCGTGCTGGCCACCTGCCGGGGCGGGGGAAACATCACGCGCCAGCACGAGCGCTTCCTGGCCCGCCTGGCCCACCACCACATCGCCAACACCCGCGCCCTCAAGGACGCCTTGGTGGCCCTGGGGCGGCGCGAGGACCAGGTCACGGTCATCCCCAACGGCGTCGACACGGACTTCTTCACCCCGGACCCCGACGGCGTGGGCCCGGTGCGCCAGGTGATCCTCTGCGTGGCCCGCTTCGTGGAGGACAAGGACCACCAGACCCTGCTGGCCGCCTTCGACATGGCCTGGGCCAAGGTGCCCGGGGCCGAACTCTGGCTGGTGGGCGACGGGCCGCTCAAGGGCCGCGTGGAGTTCTCCGCGCGCCGCCTGGCCAGCCATGAGCGCATCAAGTTCTTCCCCGGCGGCTCGGACCTGCGCCCCTTCTACCGCCAGGCCGCGGTGCTCACCCTCTCCAGCCTGCGCGAGGGGCTGCCCAATGTCATCCTTGAAGGAATGGCCTCGGGAGCGCCCATCGCCGCCACGGCCGTGGGCGGCATACCCGAGGTGGTGGAGGAGGGCGTGACCGGGCTTCTCTCCCCGGTTCGCGACGCCTCCCGCCTGGCCGGGAGCTTCGTGCGCCTGCTCTCGGACGAGGACGCCCGCGCCCGCATGGCCCGCGAGGCCAGGGCTGTGGCGGTGCGCGACTACTCCATGGCGGCCATGGTGGCCCGCCACGAGGAGCTTCTGGACCGCCTCGCATCCGCCCCGATTGGGGCTGGTCAAGCGGGTCCGCGCAGACTATAA
- a CDS encoding glycosyltransferase — protein sequence MKTVFVLTALAEIAMLLALYLAGRKHVLGGLKRPYAGPRPLENAPRTAMIVPITGDTPAVRAGLESLLAQDYPNLRYVLVTRDEADPATAVARALVRGRDDAEHLLSGPSAACGQKNHNLLAGVAAVRDWAEVYVFCDSTHVARPDLARLLVDPIAQGKAPISGGFHRVVPLDASVPTLGMLNVCLFLHSLQPIRAITQPWGGAMAVTRQLFEEHGIAQVWEKNIVDDFSLGPHLAKRGIRSWPVAEACLDTPLKSVPYSIWEDWLTRQLLYLKFCTPEMWIGSLAVVWMFSVPPLLAVFGLLGAVTGSADASWWVGAVACYAAGFAAVGLVFRTLSPRPIGFWDWTKGFFASPIITVWCYLRTWTTFTMRWRGIAYKVTWGGRVVEVIRG from the coding sequence GTGAAAACAGTCTTCGTGCTGACCGCTCTGGCGGAAATAGCCATGCTCCTGGCCCTGTACCTGGCCGGGCGCAAACACGTGCTCGGCGGGCTCAAGCGCCCCTACGCCGGACCACGCCCCCTGGAGAACGCCCCCCGCACGGCCATGATCGTGCCCATCACCGGTGACACACCGGCCGTGCGCGCCGGGCTCGAAAGCCTGCTGGCCCAGGACTACCCCAACCTGCGCTACGTGCTGGTCACCCGCGACGAGGCCGACCCGGCCACCGCCGTGGCCCGCGCCCTGGTCCGGGGACGGGACGACGCCGAGCACCTGCTCAGTGGCCCGTCCGCCGCCTGCGGCCAGAAGAACCACAACCTCCTGGCCGGAGTGGCCGCCGTGCGCGACTGGGCCGAGGTCTACGTCTTCTGCGATTCCACCCATGTGGCCCGGCCCGACCTGGCCCGCCTGCTGGTCGATCCCATCGCCCAGGGCAAGGCCCCAATCTCCGGCGGCTTCCACCGCGTCGTGCCCCTGGACGCCTCCGTGCCCACCCTGGGCATGCTCAACGTCTGCCTGTTCCTGCACAGCCTCCAGCCCATCCGGGCCATCACCCAGCCCTGGGGCGGGGCCATGGCTGTCACGCGCCAGCTCTTCGAGGAGCACGGCATCGCCCAGGTGTGGGAGAAAAACATCGTGGACGATTTCTCCCTCGGACCCCACCTGGCCAAGCGCGGCATCCGCTCCTGGCCCGTGGCCGAGGCCTGCCTGGATACGCCGCTGAAAAGCGTGCCGTACTCCATCTGGGAGGACTGGCTCACCCGGCAGCTCCTGTACCTCAAGTTCTGCACGCCCGAGATGTGGATAGGCTCCCTGGCCGTGGTCTGGATGTTCTCCGTGCCGCCGCTCCTGGCGGTGTTCGGCCTGCTCGGGGCGGTGACCGGCTCCGCTGACGCTTCCTGGTGGGTAGGGGCGGTCGCCTGCTACGCTGCCGGCTTCGCCGCGGTTGGGCTGGTCTTCAGGACGCTTTCGCCCAGGCCCATCGGATTCTGGGACTGGACCAAGGGATTCTTCGCCTCGCCCATCATCACCGTCTGGTGCTACCTGCGCACCTGGACCACCTTCACCATGCGCTGGCGCGGCATCGCGTACAAGGTGACGTGGGGTGGACGGGTCGTGGAGGTCATACGGGGGTAA
- a CDS encoding polysaccharide biosynthesis C-terminal domain-containing protein yields MTQSPGTPQAGTASHGIIGKFLHLASAQTIRDVLHTCFFIYLARVDQSHYGEFQLAFNTAMIVLFLGEFGLNQPLVSSLSKKYGNKGDILAQYTLIKGLILVLGWLGVWVFITQQRYTAGLTNLIQVITAGVGLEALASSFFVACRVQGRQDLEARIRSVAAVCGYGWALGTLALGFAPHWIALFKLIENGISLVGGAWVAVNKTDIQSLALKGKALARTWNTAKGGLVFVLLAFFSILYNKANLFFLQKFSGPYAVAQYSATWEVVDAIQIPISSLLMKSVLFPLFVGLWRHDKEGFDRLKDNSVKWLLGASIPVMFFLFVESDRIIGLIYGKSYVDAMWLQKWLVPSVMFSFVHNLAAYLMMSQHRQNALFWIYAGGLALNIVMCALLIPKMPLLGAGLAIVITKGVVCCCTTYSCQREMGLIKWRAVRPVLTATLLGAGLYFGLGLLGIREIAEAGGLAPFGVLGYKWWREMKAQALPKAA; encoded by the coding sequence ATGACTCAATCCCCCGGCACCCCCCAGGCGGGCACAGCCTCTCACGGCATCATCGGCAAGTTCCTGCATCTGGCGTCCGCCCAGACCATCCGGGACGTCCTGCACACGTGCTTCTTCATCTATCTGGCCCGCGTGGACCAGAGCCATTATGGCGAGTTCCAGCTGGCCTTCAACACGGCCATGATCGTGCTGTTTCTGGGCGAATTCGGCCTGAACCAGCCGCTGGTGTCGTCGCTTTCCAAGAAATACGGCAACAAGGGCGACATCCTGGCCCAGTACACCCTCATCAAGGGGCTCATCCTGGTGCTGGGGTGGCTCGGGGTGTGGGTGTTCATCACCCAGCAGCGCTACACGGCCGGACTCACCAACCTGATCCAGGTGATCACGGCGGGCGTGGGCCTGGAGGCCCTGGCCTCGAGCTTCTTCGTGGCCTGCCGGGTGCAGGGCAGGCAGGATCTGGAGGCGCGCATCAGGTCGGTCGCCGCCGTGTGCGGCTACGGCTGGGCGCTGGGCACCCTGGCGCTGGGGTTCGCGCCCCACTGGATCGCGCTCTTCAAGCTGATCGAGAACGGCATCTCGCTGGTCGGCGGGGCCTGGGTGGCGGTGAACAAGACCGACATCCAGAGCCTGGCCCTCAAGGGCAAAGCCCTGGCCCGCACCTGGAACACGGCCAAGGGCGGGCTGGTGTTTGTGCTGCTGGCCTTCTTCTCCATCCTGTACAACAAGGCCAACCTGTTCTTTTTGCAGAAGTTCTCCGGCCCCTACGCTGTGGCGCAGTATTCGGCCACCTGGGAGGTGGTGGACGCCATCCAGATACCCATCTCCAGCCTGCTCATGAAGAGCGTGCTGTTCCCCCTGTTCGTGGGGCTGTGGCGCCACGACAAGGAGGGCTTCGACCGCCTCAAGGACAACTCGGTCAAGTGGCTTCTGGGCGCGTCCATCCCGGTGATGTTCTTTTTGTTCGTGGAGTCCGACCGCATCATCGGGCTCATCTACGGCAAGAGCTACGTGGACGCCATGTGGCTGCAGAAATGGCTGGTGCCGTCGGTGATGTTCAGCTTCGTGCACAACCTGGCGGCCTACCTGATGATGAGCCAGCACCGCCAGAACGCCCTGTTCTGGATCTACGCCGGCGGCCTGGCCCTGAACATCGTGATGTGCGCCCTGCTCATCCCCAAGATGCCGCTTCTCGGCGCGGGGCTGGCCATCGTGATCACCAAGGGCGTGGTGTGCTGCTGCACCACGTACTCCTGCCAGCGGGAGATGGGGCTGATCAAATGGCGGGCGGTGCGGCCGGTGCTGACGGCCACGCTTCTCGGCGCCGGCCTCTACTTCGGCCTCGGCCTTCTGGGAATCCGCGAAATCGCCGAAGCGGGCGGGCTGGCCCCGTTCGGGGTGCTCGGGTACAAGTGGTGGAGGGAGATGAAAGCCCAGGCCTTGCCGAAGGCGGCCTAG
- a CDS encoding radical SAM protein gives MNPRRPLTPETYYRLPWNLADNSITWLEPTTKCNLYCEGCYRENDPDGHRPLADVIRELETVRKLRRTDGISIAGGEPLIYPHIVELVRYVAAQGWKPIINSNGQALTPALVRDLTKAGLVGFTMHVDSHQKRPGWIGKTELELCELREKLANMIYEHSGGTVACAFNATIYRDTLDDIPMLTRWAQAHMDRVQTMVFILFRSVKAQAGFDCHAGGKPVDVGQLVYHLDHMETHKDILAQDVADKIREIDPDFEPCAFLNGTEDPRSMKWLLTLKVGDKDRTLGYLGPRFAELVQVFHHFFWGTYLAYTRPWLVRTAQALFPLALFSKSIRKVFLKWLKEPGKWTDCLHIQSIMIIQPCDVFEDGRQNMCDGCPDAILHKGRMVWSCRVDELVKYGTFITCTPRGGCCGTATQATPAESGANLPAEAAGTLPAAKPEAPLAVKPEASAPAVKQEVKAPAVKEEAPAAPIEMPAAAPQAPAPPAAKPKSAAKSKSGKPKASKAKGKK, from the coding sequence ATGAATCCTAGACGCCCTCTTACGCCTGAGACGTACTACCGCCTCCCCTGGAACCTCGCCGACAACTCCATCACGTGGCTCGAGCCCACCACCAAGTGCAATCTGTACTGCGAGGGCTGCTACCGCGAGAACGACCCCGATGGTCACAGACCGCTCGCGGACGTGATCCGGGAGCTGGAGACCGTGCGCAAGCTGCGCCGGACCGACGGCATCTCCATCGCCGGCGGCGAACCGCTCATCTATCCGCACATCGTGGAGTTGGTGCGCTACGTGGCCGCGCAGGGCTGGAAGCCCATCATCAACTCCAACGGGCAGGCGCTCACGCCCGCGCTGGTGCGCGACCTGACCAAGGCCGGGCTCGTGGGCTTCACCATGCACGTGGACTCCCACCAGAAACGCCCGGGCTGGATCGGCAAGACCGAGCTCGAGCTGTGCGAGCTGCGCGAGAAGCTCGCCAACATGATCTACGAGCATAGCGGCGGCACCGTGGCCTGCGCCTTCAACGCCACCATCTACCGCGACACCCTGGACGACATCCCCATGCTCACCCGCTGGGCCCAGGCGCACATGGACCGGGTGCAGACCATGGTCTTCATCCTGTTCCGCTCGGTGAAGGCCCAGGCCGGATTCGACTGCCACGCCGGGGGCAAGCCCGTGGACGTGGGACAGCTGGTCTACCACCTGGACCACATGGAGACCCACAAGGACATCCTGGCCCAGGACGTGGCCGACAAGATCCGTGAGATCGATCCCGACTTCGAGCCCTGCGCGTTCTTGAACGGCACCGAGGACCCGCGCTCCATGAAGTGGCTGCTCACCCTCAAGGTGGGCGACAAGGACCGCACGCTCGGCTACCTGGGCCCCAGGTTCGCCGAACTGGTGCAGGTGTTCCACCACTTCTTCTGGGGCACCTATCTGGCCTACACCAGGCCCTGGCTGGTCCGCACCGCCCAGGCCCTGTTCCCCCTGGCCCTTTTCAGCAAGAGCATCCGCAAGGTGTTCCTCAAGTGGCTCAAGGAGCCCGGGAAGTGGACCGATTGCCTGCACATCCAGTCCATCATGATCATCCAGCCCTGCGACGTGTTCGAGGACGGCCGCCAGAACATGTGCGACGGCTGCCCCGACGCCATCCTGCACAAGGGCCGCATGGTCTGGAGCTGCCGCGTGGATGAACTGGTGAAGTATGGCACGTTCATCACCTGCACCCCGCGCGGCGGATGCTGCGGCACAGCCACCCAGGCTACGCCTGCCGAGAGCGGGGCCAACCTGCCCGCCGAAGCCGCCGGGACCCTGCCCGCGGCCAAGCCCGAAGCGCCCCTGGCCGTGAAGCCGGAGGCCAGCGCCCCGGCGGTCAAGCAGGAGGTCAAGGCTCCCGCCGTGAAGGAGGAAGCCCCGGCCGCTCCCATCGAGATGCCCGCAGCCGCGCCACAAGCGCCGGCCCCCCCGGCCGCCAAGCCGAAATCGGCGGCGAAATCCAAGTCAGGCAAGCCCAAGGCGTCAAAGGCCAAAGGCAAGAAGTAA
- a CDS encoding glycosyltransferase family protein: MARILYGVHGSQHGHAIRALTLARRFSEHEFLFVTSEEAAGILRGHYPVETALNPGTRYKNYALDLPATVKLAAKTFIHRGRELTRIGKVIERFKPDVCLSDYEYFVPIAAKRAGVPCLSLDHQHVITLCEHDLPGKVWWDLTSTSFSVNNLFSNSTDHLVISFYQPPLKPGPRRAISPPIHREKVFEHEATVGDHILVYQSCSICENFVPLLKTLGRPVIVYGYGKDATDGNLSFKKFSEDGLLSDMASCNFVICGGGHTLMSEALCYGKPIISLPVKGAFEQWLNAHYLQKLGYGLHLDMHHLDEAAVAGFESQVEACRERVRAVDFKGNEFAFSLVERFIRQGNLPGVANRRLVR; the protein is encoded by the coding sequence ATGGCCCGCATCCTCTACGGCGTTCACGGCTCCCAGCACGGCCACGCCATCCGCGCCCTGACCCTGGCGCGCCGCTTTTCCGAGCACGAGTTCCTCTTCGTCACCAGCGAGGAGGCCGCCGGGATCCTGCGCGGCCACTACCCGGTGGAGACCGCCCTCAACCCCGGCACCCGCTACAAGAACTACGCCCTGGACCTGCCCGCCACGGTCAAGCTGGCCGCCAAGACCTTCATCCACCGCGGCCGCGAGCTTACCCGCATCGGCAAGGTCATCGAGCGCTTCAAGCCGGACGTGTGCCTCTCCGACTACGAATACTTCGTGCCCATAGCCGCAAAAAGAGCAGGGGTCCCCTGCCTCTCCCTGGACCACCAGCACGTCATCACCCTGTGCGAGCACGATCTTCCGGGAAAAGTCTGGTGGGACCTCACCTCCACGTCGTTCTCGGTGAACAACCTCTTCTCCAACTCCACCGACCACCTGGTCATCTCCTTCTACCAGCCGCCGCTCAAACCCGGCCCCCGCAGGGCCATCTCCCCCCCCATTCACCGGGAGAAGGTCTTCGAGCACGAGGCCACGGTGGGCGACCACATCCTGGTCTACCAAAGCTGCTCCATCTGCGAGAACTTCGTGCCGCTGCTCAAGACCCTGGGCCGTCCGGTGATCGTTTACGGCTACGGCAAGGACGCAACCGACGGCAACCTCAGCTTCAAGAAGTTCAGCGAGGACGGCCTGCTTTCCGACATGGCCTCCTGCAACTTCGTCATCTGCGGCGGCGGGCACACCCTCATGAGCGAGGCCCTGTGCTACGGCAAGCCCATCATCTCGCTTCCGGTGAAGGGAGCCTTCGAGCAGTGGCTGAACGCCCATTATCTCCAGAAGCTCGGCTACGGGCTGCACCTGGACATGCACCACCTGGACGAGGCCGCCGTGGCCGGATTCGAATCCCAGGTGGAAGCCTGCCGCGAGCGGGTGCGGGCCGTGGACTTCAAGGGCAACGAATTCGCCTTTTCGCTGGTTGAGCGCTTCATCCGCCAGGGCAATTTGCCCGGCGTTGCCAACCGCCGACTTGTACGCTAA
- the asnB gene encoding asparagine synthase (glutamine-hydrolyzing) produces the protein MCGIAGFVRTSGEPLSAQAPAWLAAMTGCMAHRGPDGDGHLVEGPVALGHRRLSIIDLSTGGQPMEHHSGRCAVTFNGEIYNFQDVKAELEAKGHTFTTHSDTEIILAGWLEWGPACLERFEGMFAFALWDRPTRTLFCARDRFGKKPFFYTLQNGVFAFASELSALAKLPGLSLTVDPACLARFLAYEYVPTPDSIYREARKLPPSHSLILREGEISLGRYWDLPAPEPQRASEEELCEELRRLLTQAVKRRMISDVPLGVFLSGGIDSSIVAGLMAQLAPRIKTFSIGFKEASYDESNFARLVAKRWNTDHHERILAAEDCADLLPEIVTRFDEPMADPSIAPTYLLSKVTREKVTVALGGDGADELFAGYEHFIGLKAAGWYNALPALLRRGVVDPICAVLPASDGYVNLRLGAATFLAGARQPGWLRIQTWLTALHPELQNHLWLNLNRTHLIRENLYASTLHCFERSSAKTDFERAFHAYARQFMLDYILVKVDRCTMMHSLEARAPFLDRDFAEFASRLPANLKLRGLTRKYLLKKAMADVLPKEILTRNKRGFLIPVARWLRDKLKPLVEELLGEAHLRQQGLFDPKVVRALINEHDSGRVDRRKELWTLLVLQLWLRHNNPSIG, from the coding sequence ATGTGCGGCATCGCGGGATTCGTCCGGACATCCGGCGAGCCCCTGTCCGCGCAGGCCCCGGCGTGGCTCGCCGCCATGACCGGGTGCATGGCCCACCGCGGCCCCGACGGCGACGGGCACCTGGTGGAAGGCCCCGTAGCCCTGGGGCACCGCCGCCTGTCCATCATCGACCTGTCCACGGGCGGGCAGCCCATGGAGCACCACTCCGGACGCTGCGCGGTCACCTTCAACGGCGAGATCTACAACTTCCAGGACGTCAAGGCCGAGCTCGAAGCCAAGGGCCACACCTTCACGACCCACTCCGACACCGAGATCATTCTGGCCGGGTGGCTGGAATGGGGGCCCGCCTGCCTGGAGCGCTTCGAGGGCATGTTCGCCTTCGCCCTGTGGGATCGCCCCACCCGCACCCTGTTTTGCGCCCGGGACCGCTTCGGCAAGAAGCCCTTCTTCTACACGCTGCAAAACGGCGTGTTCGCCTTCGCCTCGGAGCTCTCGGCCCTGGCCAAGCTGCCCGGCCTGTCGCTCACGGTGGACCCGGCCTGCCTGGCCCGCTTCCTGGCCTACGAGTACGTGCCCACCCCGGACAGCATCTATCGCGAGGCGCGGAAGCTCCCGCCGTCGCACTCGCTGATCCTGCGTGAGGGCGAGATCAGCCTGGGCCGCTACTGGGACCTGCCCGCGCCCGAGCCCCAGCGCGCCTCCGAGGAGGAACTCTGCGAGGAGCTCCGCCGTCTGCTCACCCAGGCCGTGAAGCGGCGCATGATCTCCGACGTGCCCCTGGGGGTGTTCCTCTCCGGCGGCATCGACTCCTCCATCGTGGCCGGGCTCATGGCGCAACTCGCCCCGCGCATCAAGACCTTCTCCATCGGCTTCAAGGAAGCCAGTTACGACGAATCGAACTTCGCCCGCCTGGTGGCCAAGCGCTGGAACACCGACCATCACGAGCGCATCCTGGCCGCCGAGGACTGCGCCGACCTGCTGCCCGAGATCGTCACCCGCTTCGACGAGCCCATGGCCGACCCCTCCATCGCCCCCACGTACCTGCTCTCCAAGGTGACGCGCGAGAAGGTCACCGTGGCCCTGGGCGGGGACGGCGCCGACGAACTCTTCGCGGGCTACGAGCATTTCATCGGGCTCAAGGCCGCCGGGTGGTACAACGCCCTGCCCGCTCTCCTGCGCCGGGGCGTCGTCGACCCCATCTGCGCCGTGCTGCCCGCCTCGGACGGCTACGTGAACCTGCGCCTGGGGGCGGCCACCTTCCTGGCCGGAGCCCGCCAGCCCGGATGGCTGCGCATCCAGACCTGGCTCACCGCCCTGCACCCGGAGCTGCAGAACCATCTCTGGCTGAACCTGAACCGCACGCACCTCATCCGCGAGAACCTGTACGCCTCCACCCTGCACTGCTTCGAGCGATCCAGCGCCAAGACCGACTTCGAGCGCGCCTTCCACGCCTACGCGCGCCAGTTCATGCTGGACTACATCCTGGTCAAGGTGGACCGCTGCACCATGATGCACTCGCTGGAGGCCCGCGCCCCCTTCCTGGACCGGGACTTCGCCGAATTCGCCTCCCGCCTGCCGGCGAACCTGAAGCTGCGCGGCCTCACCCGCAAGTACCTGCTGAAAAAGGCCATGGCCGACGTGCTGCCCAAGGAAATCCTGACGCGCAACAAGCGCGGGTTCCTGATCCCCGTGGCCAGGTGGCTGCGCGACAAGCTGAAGCCCCTGGTGGAGGAGCTCCTGGGCGAGGCGCACCTGCGCCAGCAAGGGCTTTTCGATCCGAAGGTGGTGCGGGCGCTCATTAACGAGCACGACTCGGGGCGTGTGGACAGAAGAAAAGAATTGTGGACGCTTTTGGTGCTCCAGTTGTGGCTCAGGCACAATAATCCGAGCATCGGGTAG